A section of the Amycolatopsis sp. AA4 genome encodes:
- a CDS encoding MarR family winged helix-turn-helix transcriptional regulator: MQGLPDDVAGLERLTRVLVAVAWDSAHAAPRGVTFPQVRLLVVLDSLGRVPCSRLAEAMGVNASSVTRLADKLEAHGYVVRGEDEHRRTVVTIEVTAAGREVVAGVVGRRQRALSELLAAVPAARNEAVATAVRDLVAAAESAPGVPTAGPGRL, encoded by the coding sequence ATGCAAGGTTTGCCGGACGACGTGGCCGGCCTCGAGCGGCTGACTCGCGTGCTCGTGGCCGTGGCCTGGGACAGCGCGCACGCCGCCCCGCGCGGCGTGACCTTCCCGCAGGTGCGATTGCTGGTGGTGCTCGACAGCCTTGGCCGCGTGCCGTGTTCGCGGCTCGCCGAGGCGATGGGCGTGAACGCGTCGTCGGTCACGCGGCTGGCCGACAAGCTCGAGGCGCACGGGTACGTCGTGCGCGGCGAGGACGAGCACCGCCGCACCGTCGTGACGATCGAGGTCACCGCTGCCGGGCGCGAGGTCGTCGCGGGGGTCGTCGGACGGCGGCAGCGCGCGCTGTCCGAGCTGCTGGCGGCAGTGCCGGCGGCGCGGAACGAGGCGGTCGCGACGGCGGTCCGGGACCTGGTCGCGGCGGCGGAATCGGCACCGGGCGTACCCACGGCGGGGCCCGGCCGGCTGTGA
- a CDS encoding SDR family NAD(P)-dependent oxidoreductase, producing MRLADKIALITGASSGMGRAAALTFAREGATVVVTDVEDADGTAVAEEIRADGGQAEYRRLDVTDESSWTSALADVLDRHGRLDVLVNNAGISGTFDPDLTSTAFYDRLLQVNARGVFLGIKHGAAAMSGRGGGSIVNLTSISASIGQIGVHLGYAASKGAIKAMTTTASVHYAGEGIRVNAVAPGLLPPMRTSRGSTDPVWRAKQVEGVPMGRTGEVQEVADVILFLASAESSYVTGVEIMVDGGYTAQ from the coding sequence ATGCGATTGGCGGACAAGATCGCCCTGATCACCGGCGCGTCGAGCGGAATGGGCCGGGCAGCCGCGCTCACCTTCGCCCGCGAAGGCGCGACAGTCGTGGTCACCGACGTCGAAGACGCCGACGGCACCGCCGTGGCCGAGGAAATCCGCGCCGACGGCGGCCAGGCCGAATACCGCCGCCTGGACGTCACCGACGAATCCTCCTGGACGTCCGCGCTGGCCGACGTCCTGGACCGGCACGGACGGCTCGACGTGCTCGTCAACAACGCCGGGATCAGCGGCACCTTCGACCCCGACCTGACCAGTACGGCGTTCTACGACCGCCTGCTGCAGGTCAACGCGCGCGGAGTGTTCCTGGGCATCAAACACGGCGCCGCGGCGATGTCCGGCCGCGGCGGCGGGTCGATCGTGAACCTGACGTCGATCTCGGCGTCCATCGGGCAGATCGGCGTGCACCTGGGATACGCGGCTTCGAAGGGCGCGATCAAGGCGATGACGACCACCGCGTCCGTCCACTACGCCGGCGAGGGCATCCGGGTGAACGCGGTCGCGCCGGGCTTGCTGCCGCCGATGCGGACGTCGCGCGGCTCGACCGATCCGGTGTGGCGGGCGAAGCAGGTCGAGGGCGTGCCGATGGGGCGGACCGGGGAGGTGCAGGAGGTCGCGGACGTGATCTTGTTCCTGGCTTCCGCGGAGTCGTCTTACGTGACCGGGGTGGAGATCATGGTCGATGGGGGTTATACGGCGCAGTAG
- a CDS encoding ABC transporter permease — protein MTAPPAIDADPRSWPRAFADLRAGLRARELWALLAWQDIKQRYRRSSLGPLWITVGMAVTALALGVVNSALFGTSISTLLPSITTGLILWNFMNGCIVEGSETFIANEGMIKQLPAPVSVYALRTVWRQALYLAHNLVVYVLVLAIFFGKLSHPYRLVDKEYALVHPGLGWGMLLAVPALMLVLLNGAWVVLLFGVVSTRFRDIPPVIQSFITMLFYATPIMWSMDQVRAMNQNSHEGFGSVAVNLLQLNPVYHFVEIVRAPLVGQQQSWTHWLVAGAVTVVGWSLAMLVLRNYRARVAYWV, from the coding sequence ATGACCGCTCCGCCCGCGATCGACGCGGACCCGAGAAGCTGGCCTCGCGCCTTCGCCGACCTGCGGGCCGGGCTGCGTGCCCGGGAACTGTGGGCGTTGCTCGCGTGGCAGGACATCAAGCAGCGCTACCGGCGTTCGTCGCTGGGGCCGTTGTGGATCACCGTCGGGATGGCGGTCACCGCGCTCGCGCTGGGCGTGGTGAACTCCGCGTTGTTCGGTACTTCCATCTCGACCCTGCTGCCGAGCATCACCACCGGGCTCATCCTGTGGAACTTCATGAACGGCTGCATCGTCGAGGGCTCGGAAACGTTCATCGCGAACGAGGGAATGATCAAACAGCTGCCGGCTCCGGTATCGGTCTACGCGCTGCGCACGGTGTGGCGGCAGGCGTTGTACCTGGCGCACAACCTCGTCGTGTACGTGCTCGTGCTGGCGATTTTCTTCGGCAAGCTCTCGCATCCGTACCGGTTGGTGGACAAGGAATACGCGCTGGTGCACCCCGGCCTCGGCTGGGGAATGCTGCTCGCGGTGCCCGCGCTGATGCTGGTGCTGCTGAACGGTGCGTGGGTAGTCCTGTTGTTCGGTGTGGTGTCCACGCGGTTCCGGGACATTCCGCCGGTCATCCAGAGCTTTATCACGATGCTTTTCTACGCGACGCCGATCATGTGGTCGATGGATCAGGTGCGCGCGATGAACCAGAATTCGCACGAGGGTTTCGGTTCCGTCGCGGTTAATTTGCTGCAGCTCAATCCGGTGTACCATTTTGTCGAGATTGTGCGCGCACCGCTGGTCGGGCAGCAGCAGAGCTGGACGCATTGGCTGGTGGCCGGAGCGGTGACCGTGGTCGGCTGGTCGCTGGCGATGCTCGTGCTGCGGAATTACCGGGCTCGGGTCGCTTACTGGGTCTGA
- a CDS encoding LysR family transcriptional regulator gives MELRQVEHFLAVVRHGNFTRAAQDVHVVQSALSASIRKLEADLGAELFDRTTRRVTLTPAGEALLPLARQIATDVDSARGEVAAVTGLARGRVSIGTIQTLTVIDLPAKLGEFRARYPGIRLRVREGTIPGLTAAVSDGELDLSYVGGPLPDELAEFASWQQNLVLLTHPGHRLSPRRRVRFAELDGEPFVDFTGSGLQALVDRAFAEAGIRRDQVCEATNVPLLVDLVAAGLGVTVVPEQVAARSGLPFAHLTQPTLARTIYLTGRSANLTNPAARALLAHLLA, from the coding sequence ATGGAACTGAGGCAGGTCGAACACTTCCTCGCCGTAGTCCGGCACGGCAACTTCACTCGTGCCGCCCAGGACGTGCATGTCGTGCAGTCCGCCCTCAGCGCGTCCATCCGGAAGCTCGAAGCCGACCTGGGCGCGGAGCTGTTCGACCGCACCACCCGTCGTGTGACCCTCACCCCCGCGGGCGAGGCGCTGCTGCCGCTGGCCCGCCAAATCGCCACGGACGTCGACTCCGCCCGAGGCGAGGTAGCCGCGGTGACCGGCCTCGCGCGCGGGCGGGTGTCGATCGGGACCATTCAGACCCTGACCGTCATCGACCTGCCCGCGAAACTCGGCGAATTCCGTGCCCGTTACCCGGGAATCCGGTTGCGCGTCCGCGAAGGCACCATCCCCGGACTGACCGCCGCGGTGTCCGACGGCGAACTGGATCTGTCCTATGTGGGCGGTCCGCTGCCGGACGAGCTGGCCGAGTTCGCCAGCTGGCAGCAAAACCTCGTCCTGCTCACCCACCCCGGACACCGCCTGTCGCCCCGCCGCCGAGTCAGGTTCGCGGAGCTGGACGGCGAGCCTTTCGTCGATTTCACCGGCAGCGGCCTGCAAGCGCTGGTCGACCGCGCCTTCGCCGAGGCCGGAATCCGCCGGGACCAGGTCTGCGAGGCGACAAACGTCCCCCTGCTGGTCGACCTGGTCGCGGCAGGCCTAGGCGTCACCGTGGTCCCGGAACAAGTCGCCGCCCGGTCCGGACTGCCGTTCGCCCACCTCACCCAGCCGACGCTGGCCCGCACGATCTACCTGACCGGCCGCTCCGCAAACCTCACCAACCCGGCGGCACGCGCGCTGCTGGCCCACCTCCTCGCCTGA
- a CDS encoding glycoside hydrolase family 3 N-terminal domain-containing protein has protein sequence MKRRKALLALAVTVLAASTVAATPAGLTPRQLAGQRVIYSYPGLTPPASLLQRIRAGEAAGVIFFGENISSSQQITAAIRQLRDANAQSPVHRPLLLMTDQEGGKVRRLPGEPVLSEKQIAQSADPSGAAKAAGTGAGQNLAGVGMNVNLAPVLDVYRQPGNFIDKYGRSYSQDPQVAGALGRDFVTAQQSTGVAATAKHFPGLGAVPAGSNTDVGPVTLNVPLPELRAKDEAPYHPVVDAGVKLVMLSWAVYPALDPSSPTGLSPAAVQELRNGTKFAGVTVTDALEAGALNSYGGPGNRAVLAAKAGMDLILASARDVSQGDAAASALASGLSNGTLPSGDFTAAVDRVSALRDGLK, from the coding sequence ATGAAGCGTCGGAAGGCATTGCTCGCCCTGGCCGTGACGGTGCTCGCGGCGAGCACGGTCGCCGCCACCCCCGCCGGACTCACCCCGCGGCAACTGGCCGGACAACGGGTGATCTACTCCTACCCCGGCCTGACCCCGCCCGCCTCGCTGCTGCAACGAATCCGCGCCGGAGAGGCGGCGGGCGTGATCTTCTTCGGCGAGAACATCTCGAGCTCGCAACAGATTACCGCCGCAATCCGACAATTACGCGACGCGAACGCGCAAAGTCCGGTGCACCGCCCGTTGCTGCTGATGACCGACCAGGAGGGCGGCAAGGTCCGCCGCTTGCCCGGTGAGCCAGTTTTGTCGGAAAAGCAGATCGCCCAGTCCGCTGATCCTTCCGGTGCAGCCAAAGCCGCTGGCACCGGCGCTGGCCAGAACCTCGCCGGGGTAGGCATGAACGTCAACCTCGCGCCGGTCCTGGATGTCTACCGCCAACCGGGCAATTTCATCGACAAATACGGTCGCTCCTACAGCCAGGACCCCCAGGTGGCGGGCGCACTGGGCCGAGATTTCGTGACGGCCCAGCAGTCGACCGGCGTCGCCGCGACAGCCAAGCACTTCCCCGGCCTGGGCGCCGTGCCCGCCGGAAGCAACACCGACGTCGGGCCGGTGACCCTGAACGTGCCCCTCCCTGAACTGCGCGCGAAAGACGAGGCTCCCTATCACCCCGTGGTCGATGCTGGCGTGAAGCTGGTGATGCTCTCGTGGGCTGTTTATCCCGCGCTAGACCCCTCTTCTCCCACCGGACTCTCGCCAGCGGCTGTGCAGGAACTCCGAAACGGCACGAAGTTCGCCGGAGTAACCGTGACGGACGCTCTGGAGGCCGGTGCGCTGAATTCCTACGGCGGACCGGGAAACCGCGCGGTGCTGGCAGCGAAGGCGGGGATGGATCTGATCCTGGCCTCGGCCCGAGACGTGAGCCAGGGCGATGCTGCCGCGTCCGCGCTGGCCTCGGGATTGTCGAACGGAACCTTGCCGAGCGGAGACTTCACCGCTGCGGTGGACCGGGTGTCGGCGCTGCGGGATGGGCTGAAGTAG
- a CDS encoding MCE family protein, which produces MHPDRRPVRTALVGLTVLALGFLAALQAPNLPIIGDGTAYAAEFSEAAGLQTGNDVRIAGVKVGRVSQVSLDGASVRVSFRVAGAWLGDRTSASIRIKTVLGQKYLALDPVGVGSLDPDTPIPRERTTVPYDVLPAFQQLATTVDAIDTTRLAQSFRAISDTFARTPADVRVTLTGLSRLSDSLSARDAKLAHLLAQTRTVSATLADRDAELTRLLTDGNLLLDEVRQRESAIQSLLDGARRLGAEVSGLVADNDRELGPVLAQLDRLTALLERNRASLAEGIRKLAPLVRMAANLTGNGRWIDGYLCGLILPAIGPLNEHGCFSP; this is translated from the coding sequence GTGCATCCCGACCGGCGCCCCGTGCGCACCGCTCTCGTCGGGCTGACTGTGCTCGCCCTCGGCTTCCTCGCCGCGCTTCAGGCGCCGAATCTGCCGATCATCGGCGACGGCACCGCGTATGCCGCCGAGTTCAGCGAAGCCGCCGGACTGCAGACCGGCAATGACGTCCGGATCGCCGGGGTGAAAGTCGGCCGGGTGTCGCAGGTTTCGCTCGACGGCGCGTCCGTGCGGGTGTCGTTCCGGGTGGCGGGGGCGTGGCTCGGGGACCGGACATCCGCGTCGATCCGGATCAAAACGGTGCTGGGCCAGAAGTATCTCGCGCTCGACCCGGTCGGCGTCGGATCGCTGGACCCGGACACGCCGATCCCGCGCGAGCGGACCACGGTTCCGTATGACGTGCTGCCCGCGTTCCAGCAGCTGGCCACGACCGTCGACGCGATCGACACCACCCGGTTGGCGCAGAGCTTCCGCGCCATTTCCGACACGTTCGCGCGCACCCCGGCCGACGTCCGCGTGACGCTGACCGGGCTGTCGCGACTGTCCGATTCCCTCTCCGCCCGCGACGCGAAACTAGCTCACCTTTTGGCTCAGACGCGCACGGTTTCCGCCACGCTCGCCGACCGCGACGCCGAGCTGACCCGGCTGCTCACCGACGGCAACCTGCTGCTGGACGAGGTGCGGCAACGCGAATCAGCCATTCAGTCGCTGCTCGACGGAGCCCGCCGGTTGGGCGCCGAGGTGTCCGGGCTCGTCGCCGACAACGACCGCGAACTCGGCCCGGTGCTCGCCCAGCTCGACCGGCTCACCGCGCTGCTCGAACGCAATCGCGCGTCGCTCGCCGAAGGAATCCGGAAGCTGGCTCCGCTCGTCCGCATGGCCGCGAATCTCACCGGCAACGGCCGGTGGATCGACGGCTACCTGTGCGGCCTGATCCTCCCCGCGATCGGGCCGCTCAACGAGCACGGCTGCTTCAGTCCATGA
- a CDS encoding reverse transcriptase family protein, which produces MNGERVASASLLEPIGLLGPMPVWRWPVARWTTFDECAAALDLTPGELSWFADEGGWHRRSRPVLRHYSYRWIPTSTGGARLIERPKPRLAEVQRRVRRHVLDALPVHEAAHGFRRGRSIHTCARPHAGQDLVVRLDLAGFFPTVAASRVRALLDLAGYPRAVAAALAGILTTRTPVDVLRSAPARSRMLNHLAGTHLPQGAPSSPSVANAVTHHLDRRLSGLAAVLGANYTRYADDLAFSGDASLPLHRLLPGVRRIVTDEGFRLRDDKTSVKPAYRQQRVAGLVVNAAPAVARAEYDELRAVLYNCARTGPAEQNRAGHPDFRAHLLGRIAWISATNETRGAKLRGLFARIDWP; this is translated from the coding sequence ATGAACGGAGAACGAGTCGCCTCCGCGTCGCTCCTCGAACCGATCGGGCTCCTCGGACCGATGCCGGTGTGGCGCTGGCCAGTCGCCCGGTGGACCACGTTCGACGAATGCGCCGCCGCCCTCGACCTCACGCCCGGCGAATTGTCCTGGTTCGCCGACGAAGGCGGCTGGCACCGGCGATCCCGCCCGGTGCTGCGGCATTACAGCTACCGCTGGATCCCGACGTCCACCGGCGGCGCGCGGCTGATCGAGCGCCCGAAGCCCCGGCTGGCCGAGGTACAGCGCCGGGTCCGCAGGCACGTGCTCGACGCGCTGCCGGTCCACGAGGCCGCGCACGGTTTCCGCCGCGGCCGCTCGATCCACACCTGCGCCCGCCCGCACGCCGGGCAGGACCTGGTGGTGCGGCTGGATCTGGCCGGCTTCTTCCCGACGGTCGCCGCGTCCCGGGTGCGGGCGCTGCTCGATCTGGCCGGTTACCCGAGGGCGGTCGCGGCCGCTCTCGCCGGAATCCTCACGACCCGCACCCCGGTCGACGTCCTGCGCTCCGCGCCCGCGCGATCAAGGATGCTGAACCACCTCGCCGGCACGCACCTGCCGCAGGGCGCCCCGTCGTCGCCCTCGGTGGCCAACGCCGTCACCCACCACCTGGACCGCAGGCTCTCCGGACTCGCCGCCGTGCTGGGCGCGAACTACACCCGCTACGCCGACGATCTGGCCTTTTCCGGCGACGCGAGCCTGCCGCTGCACCGCCTGCTGCCGGGCGTCCGGCGGATCGTGACCGACGAGGGCTTCCGCCTGCGCGACGACAAGACGTCGGTGAAACCGGCCTACCGGCAGCAACGCGTCGCGGGTTTGGTGGTGAACGCCGCGCCCGCCGTCGCCCGTGCCGAGTACGACGAACTGCGAGCCGTGCTGTACAACTGCGCCCGCACCGGCCCGGCTGAGCAGAACCGTGCCGGGCACCCGGATTTCCGCGCGCACCTGCTGGGCCGGATCGCGTGGATCAGCGCCACGAACGAGACCCGCGGCGCGAAATTGCGCGGCCTGTTCGCCCGGATCGACTGGCCGTGA
- a CDS encoding chloride channel protein, producing MLLITAIALPVGGAAAVAAFALLKLIGLITNLVFYQRIVTDLVAPGAQHHPWWLVLLAPVVGGLVIGLMARYGSEKIRGHGMPEAIEAILTGGSRVAPRVAVLKPVSAAVSIGTGGPFGAEGPIIMTGGAVGSILAQLLKLSADERKTLLVAGAAGGMAATFNAPLASVLLAVELLLFEWRPRSLVPVAAAVSVATVCRGFLLGAGPVFGVPFSGANPGPVADGLALVPGLTGGVLAIGATALVYFAEDLFGRLPVHWMWWPAIGGLVIGVGGLLEPHALGVGYDVIDTLLTGHATASLIVGILVVKTLIWALSLGSGTSGGVLAPVFMIGAALGAAEGGLLPQVAPGFWATCGLAAVVGGVMRSPLTGIVFTLELTHAWSYLLPLVVASFSAYALSVLLLKRSVLTEKIARRRLHLTREYTTDPLETFFVHEVMTHQPDVQMSADVVVYADDTLRDVANELALGHTTQALVVDRHDPSRVLGKVTLAQLLHARRRDLHEEHHRERLLGRSVSA from the coding sequence ATGCTGTTGATCACCGCGATCGCGCTGCCGGTGGGCGGCGCGGCAGCGGTGGCGGCGTTCGCGTTGCTCAAGCTCATCGGCTTGATCACCAACTTGGTCTTCTACCAACGGATCGTCACCGATCTCGTCGCGCCGGGCGCGCAACACCATCCGTGGTGGCTCGTGCTGCTCGCGCCGGTCGTCGGCGGGCTCGTGATCGGCCTGATGGCGCGCTACGGCTCGGAGAAGATCCGCGGCCACGGCATGCCGGAGGCGATCGAGGCGATCCTCACCGGCGGCAGCCGGGTGGCCCCGCGCGTCGCGGTGCTGAAACCGGTCTCGGCGGCGGTCAGCATCGGCACCGGCGGCCCGTTCGGCGCCGAAGGGCCGATCATCATGACCGGCGGCGCGGTCGGTTCGATCCTCGCGCAGCTGCTGAAACTGTCCGCGGACGAACGCAAGACGCTGCTGGTCGCCGGTGCCGCGGGCGGGATGGCGGCGACGTTCAACGCGCCGCTCGCGTCCGTCCTGCTGGCGGTCGAACTGCTGCTCTTCGAATGGCGGCCGCGCAGCCTCGTGCCGGTGGCCGCCGCGGTGTCGGTCGCGACGGTGTGCCGCGGGTTCCTGCTGGGCGCCGGACCGGTTTTCGGGGTCCCGTTCAGCGGGGCCAACCCCGGCCCGGTCGCGGACGGTCTCGCGCTCGTCCCCGGCCTGACCGGCGGGGTGCTGGCGATCGGCGCGACCGCGCTCGTCTACTTCGCCGAGGATCTTTTCGGGCGGTTGCCCGTGCACTGGATGTGGTGGCCCGCGATCGGCGGCCTCGTGATCGGGGTCGGCGGCCTGCTCGAACCGCACGCGCTCGGGGTCGGCTACGACGTGATCGACACGCTGCTCACCGGGCACGCGACCGCGTCGCTGATCGTCGGGATCCTGGTCGTGAAGACGCTGATCTGGGCGCTGTCCCTGGGTTCCGGGACTTCGGGCGGCGTACTGGCCCCGGTGTTCATGATCGGTGCCGCGCTGGGTGCCGCGGAGGGCGGTTTGCTGCCGCAGGTCGCACCGGGATTCTGGGCGACGTGCGGGCTGGCCGCGGTGGTCGGCGGCGTGATGCGGTCGCCGCTCACCGGCATTGTGTTCACTTTGGAGCTGACTCACGCGTGGAGTTATCTGCTGCCACTCGTCGTCGCGTCGTTCTCGGCGTATGCGCTCTCTGTCTTGCTGCTCAAGCGTTCCGTGCTCACGGAGAAGATCGCGCGGCGACGTCTGCACCTCACTCGCGAGTACACGACTGATCCACTTGAGACGTTCTTCGTGCATGAAGTGATGACGCACCAACCGGATGTGCAGATGTCGGCCGATGTCGTCGTGTACGCGGACGACACCCTGCGCGACGTCGCGAACGAATTGGCGCTCGGGCACACGACGCAAGCGCTGGTGGTCGACCGGCACGATCCGTCGCGGGTGCTCGGCAAGGTGACGCTGGCGCAACTGCTGCACGCCCGGCGGCGGGACCTGCACGAGGAGCATCACCGGGAACGCTTGCTGGGCCGGTCGGTCAGCGCTTGA
- a CDS encoding class I adenylate-forming enzyme family protein → MSFFLSRVLSALHDGGDTVLFHHDDTTMTYRAAADLLSRLYGGLAGVRGTVAIDAANRPEVVLTQLAAQLRGLEVVLIAASASRPARAAALTATGATLLTDAELDTLAAAHPSNPDNLPDSVTAIFPSGGTTGAPKLIRHSGIYDGVAHIFQPDGTKTALVTAPLTHMTGNAAVLGALCCGNTVVLHREFNAEKLLADVERHRITTFSLTPPRLAAVLDHPRLSTTDVSSVQQLSLGAAPLPPRRLAEALKVFGPVVGQGYGLTEAPMIASISAEEVLARPELLGSVGRIVPGMEARVEDGEVLVRGLSMMDGYHGQPPIGDGWLRTGDLGRFDEDGYLYLEDRIDDVIVTGEHGTKVSSTTVEHALLSHPKVKAAAVVPAKGPDGTLLHAVVVAENATADELRGQVREELGGEHFVPSTVEFRGELPLTPVGKVDKQRLKR, encoded by the coding sequence GTGAGCTTTTTCCTGTCCCGCGTCCTTTCCGCACTCCACGACGGCGGCGACACCGTGCTGTTCCACCACGACGACACCACCATGACCTACCGGGCGGCGGCAGACCTGCTGTCGCGACTGTACGGTGGACTCGCCGGGGTGCGCGGCACGGTGGCGATTGACGCGGCCAACCGGCCGGAAGTGGTGCTCACCCAGCTTGCCGCGCAGCTGCGAGGGCTGGAAGTCGTGCTGATCGCGGCGTCCGCGAGTCGTCCGGCGCGGGCGGCGGCGCTCACGGCCACCGGGGCGACGTTGCTCACCGACGCCGAACTCGACACGCTCGCGGCCGCGCATCCGTCCAATCCCGACAATTTGCCGGACAGCGTCACGGCGATCTTCCCCAGCGGCGGCACCACGGGCGCTCCGAAACTGATTCGGCACAGCGGGATTTACGACGGCGTGGCGCATATTTTCCAACCGGACGGCACCAAAACCGCGCTGGTCACCGCACCGCTCACGCACATGACCGGCAACGCTGCGGTGCTGGGCGCGCTTTGCTGCGGCAATACCGTAGTGCTGCACCGAGAGTTCAACGCCGAGAAGCTGCTTGCCGATGTGGAGCGGCATCGCATCACGACGTTTTCCCTTACCCCGCCCCGGCTCGCCGCGGTACTAGACCATCCGCGTCTGTCCACTACGGACGTATCAAGCGTGCAGCAGCTCTCGCTCGGCGCCGCGCCACTGCCGCCTCGTCGGCTGGCCGAGGCACTGAAGGTGTTCGGGCCGGTCGTCGGACAGGGGTACGGGCTCACCGAAGCTCCGATGATCGCCAGCATCTCCGCGGAAGAAGTCCTCGCCCGGCCGGAACTTCTCGGCTCGGTCGGACGCATCGTGCCCGGCATGGAAGCCCGGGTCGAAGACGGCGAGGTCCTCGTCCGCGGACTGTCCATGATGGACGGTTACCATGGGCAGCCGCCGATCGGCGACGGCTGGCTGCGCACCGGCGACCTCGGCCGCTTCGACGAGGACGGTTACCTCTATCTGGAGGACCGGATCGACGACGTCATCGTCACCGGCGAGCACGGCACGAAGGTCTCCTCGACCACAGTGGAGCACGCACTTCTCAGTCATCCCAAGGTGAAGGCCGCCGCGGTAGTCCCCGCGAAGGGACCAGACGGAACCCTCCTGCACGCAGTGGTGGTCGCCGAAAATGCCACCGCTGACGAACTCCGCGGCCAAGTCCGCGAAGAACTCGGCGGCGAGCATTTCGTACCGTCCACTGTGGAGTTCCGTGGCGAGTTGCCGCTGACGCCAGTGGGCAAAGTGGACAAACAGCGGCTCAAGCGCTGA